From one Magnetofaba australis IT-1 genomic stretch:
- a CDS encoding cache domain-containing protein, producing the protein MKKWGRILAVAALMISGASAANASDMATPEEAKELTIKAMALVESQGKDAAFKAFAQEGGEFLPKDLYMFCMDLEGVMTFHAKKPQLAGKNLMSFNKYGDMLFKDMIDKAKADGEGWVNYKWPYPGSEEIREKASYIKTDAAKSFFCGAGAYK; encoded by the coding sequence ATGAAAAAATGGGGTCGAATTCTGGCTGTGGCCGCTCTGATGATCAGCGGCGCGTCCGCCGCCAACGCCAGCGACATGGCTACGCCTGAAGAAGCCAAGGAGCTGACCATCAAAGCCATGGCGCTGGTGGAGAGCCAAGGCAAGGACGCGGCGTTTAAAGCGTTTGCCCAAGAGGGCGGCGAATTTCTGCCCAAAGACCTCTATATGTTCTGCATGGATCTGGAAGGGGTGATGACCTTCCACGCCAAGAAGCCGCAACTGGCCGGTAAGAACCTGATGAGCTTCAACAAATATGGCGACATGCTGTTCAAGGATATGATCGACAAGGCTAAAGCCGATGGCGAAGGTTGGGTCAACTACAAGTGGCCCTACCCCGGCAGCGAAGAGATCCGCGAGAAGGCCAGCTACATCAAGACCGACGCGGCCAAATCCTTCTTCTGCGGAGCCGGCGCTTATAAATAA
- a CDS encoding alpha/beta fold hydrolase has translation MSQPLGDGNAAACAILFGASGMGGGYLTSMADALEAAGVGGVAIADPARWSRQSLLLDGLSAALQRNRDAINSQLPVRPDRCDQVNLIGYSYGGVVAAQAALDLADGGARVEHLILLATPLSADLLQQARRHPNIRQTQVMDLVEYGDPLFAGMSWPRLLASAPTLLWQFWLFDRFAQAVGHYAYADDLPSVRARHRAWSRRLVAQGVR, from the coding sequence ATGAGCCAGCCGCTCGGAGATGGGAATGCCGCAGCGTGCGCGATTCTGTTCGGCGCCTCGGGTATGGGCGGGGGTTATTTAACCAGCATGGCCGATGCGCTGGAAGCGGCGGGCGTGGGCGGTGTGGCCATTGCCGACCCGGCGCGTTGGTCGCGCCAAAGTTTGTTGCTCGATGGTCTCTCCGCCGCGCTGCAACGCAATCGTGACGCCATCAATTCCCAACTCCCCGTGCGCCCGGATCGATGTGATCAGGTCAATCTGATCGGCTACTCCTATGGCGGCGTGGTCGCGGCGCAGGCGGCGCTGGACTTGGCCGATGGCGGGGCGAGGGTGGAGCATCTGATTTTGTTGGCCACGCCGCTCTCCGCTGATCTATTGCAGCAGGCGCGTCGTCATCCCAACATTCGTCAGACCCAGGTGATGGACTTGGTCGAGTATGGCGACCCCCTGTTTGCGGGGATGTCATGGCCGCGACTGCTGGCCAGTGCGCCGACGCTTCTCTGGCAGTTCTGGCTCTTTGATCGGTTTGCCCAGGCGGTGGGCCACTACGCCTATGCCGATGATTTACCCTCGGTGCGCGCTCGGCATCGCGCATGGTCGCGGCGGCTGGTCGCGCAGGGGGTGCGCTGA